The proteins below come from a single Paramormyrops kingsleyae isolate MSU_618 chromosome 25, PKINGS_0.4, whole genome shotgun sequence genomic window:
- the LOC111844250 gene encoding protein FAM53A-like isoform X1 encodes MLTSSSSERAPATMVTLVTARLQQQRLTDSPCRTYSVSLGSTEAESQTGNQSFHSIHGLGESDWNAASQSFGPRAECLVRTVPLPVRGDHAAGPGERVGAGGTRGWPGILSPSAPCRPSLALPTKRHCRSLSESDKLMRCRSPWKPGSGSGVWTAVSQRRDGDSSPEVTSFIPRPSSASSGFADGSERSDVCSPSSSSSAAQRSSDGSPCRCFSVSQELLDAAVLAPLPRPRCHSQPSELQEHRNRLKRRRGEGRPWTRPALDFLKMTRTLKSSRSLCSLDYDDTGDPETDPRSSPSAGNTAADPARPGVSPAADHLSLYRHHPPHLKRSAALSESDEDTSDTEQTDTAAFPLECGDLDLEEIENN; translated from the exons atgctgaccagcagcagcagcgagAGGGCACCAGCCACCATGGTGACGCTGGTCACAGCGAGACTGCAGCAGCAGAGACTCACCGACTCCCCCTGCAGGACATACAGCGTCAGCCTG GGTTCCACTGAGGCCGAGAGCCAAACTGGGAACCAGTCATTTCATAGCATCCAT GGCCTAGGAGAGAGTGACTGGAATGCAGCCAGCCAGAGCTTCGGCCCCAGGGCTGAGTGTTTGGTCCGGACTGTTCCTCTCCCGGTGAGGGGTGACCATGCGGCGGGGCCGGGGGAACGGGTCGGGGCAGGGGGCACGCGCGGCTGGCCCGGCATCCTGAGCCCGAGTGCGCCGTGCCGCCCGTCGCTGGCCCTGCCCACCAAACGCCACTGCCGCTCCCTGTCAGAGTCCGACAAGCTGATGCGCTGCCGGTCGCCGTGGAAACCCGGTAGCGGATCCGGAGTGTGGACGGCGGTCTCCCAGCGCCGAGACGGCGACAGCTCGCCGGAGGTGACCTCCTTCATTCCCCGGCCCTCGTCCGCCAGCAGCGGCTTCGCGGACGGCAGCGAGAGGAGCGACGTCTGCTCtccctcgtcctcctcctctgcGGCGCAGCGCTCGTCCGACGGCAGCCCCTGCCGCTGCTTTTCTGTCTCCCAGGAGCTGCTGGACGCAGCGGTACTGGCCCCCCTTCCCCGGCCCCGCTGCCACTCCCAGCCCAGCGAGCTGCAGGAGCACCGGAACCGGCTGAAGCGGCGCCGCGGAGAAGGCCGGCCGTGGACCCGCCCCGCACTGGACTTCCTGAAGATGACTCGG ACGTTAAAAAGTTCCAGAAGTCTCTGCTCCCTGGACTATGACGACACCGGAGACCCCGAGACGGACCCGAGGTCATCGCCTTCCGCCGGGAATACGGCCGCGGATCCAGCCAGGCCTGGCGTTAGCCCCGCTGCAGACCACCTGTCCCTGTATcgtcaccaccccccccacctcaaacGCTCAGCAGCTCTGAGCGAGAGTGACGAGGACACCAGTGACACCGAGCAAACAGACACGGCCGCGTTCCCTCTGGAATGTGGCGATTTGGACCTGGAAGAGATAGAAAACAACTGA
- the LOC111844250 gene encoding protein FAM53A-like isoform X2 produces MLTSSSSERAPATMVTLVTARLQQQRLTDSPCRTYSVSLGSTEAESQTGNQSFHSIHGESDWNAASQSFGPRAECLVRTVPLPVRGDHAAGPGERVGAGGTRGWPGILSPSAPCRPSLALPTKRHCRSLSESDKLMRCRSPWKPGSGSGVWTAVSQRRDGDSSPEVTSFIPRPSSASSGFADGSERSDVCSPSSSSSAAQRSSDGSPCRCFSVSQELLDAAVLAPLPRPRCHSQPSELQEHRNRLKRRRGEGRPWTRPALDFLKMTRTLKSSRSLCSLDYDDTGDPETDPRSSPSAGNTAADPARPGVSPAADHLSLYRHHPPHLKRSAALSESDEDTSDTEQTDTAAFPLECGDLDLEEIENN; encoded by the exons atgctgaccagcagcagcagcgagAGGGCACCAGCCACCATGGTGACGCTGGTCACAGCGAGACTGCAGCAGCAGAGACTCACCGACTCCCCCTGCAGGACATACAGCGTCAGCCTG GGTTCCACTGAGGCCGAGAGCCAAACTGGGAACCAGTCATTTCATAGCATCCATG GAGAGAGTGACTGGAATGCAGCCAGCCAGAGCTTCGGCCCCAGGGCTGAGTGTTTGGTCCGGACTGTTCCTCTCCCGGTGAGGGGTGACCATGCGGCGGGGCCGGGGGAACGGGTCGGGGCAGGGGGCACGCGCGGCTGGCCCGGCATCCTGAGCCCGAGTGCGCCGTGCCGCCCGTCGCTGGCCCTGCCCACCAAACGCCACTGCCGCTCCCTGTCAGAGTCCGACAAGCTGATGCGCTGCCGGTCGCCGTGGAAACCCGGTAGCGGATCCGGAGTGTGGACGGCGGTCTCCCAGCGCCGAGACGGCGACAGCTCGCCGGAGGTGACCTCCTTCATTCCCCGGCCCTCGTCCGCCAGCAGCGGCTTCGCGGACGGCAGCGAGAGGAGCGACGTCTGCTCtccctcgtcctcctcctctgcGGCGCAGCGCTCGTCCGACGGCAGCCCCTGCCGCTGCTTTTCTGTCTCCCAGGAGCTGCTGGACGCAGCGGTACTGGCCCCCCTTCCCCGGCCCCGCTGCCACTCCCAGCCCAGCGAGCTGCAGGAGCACCGGAACCGGCTGAAGCGGCGCCGCGGAGAAGGCCGGCCGTGGACCCGCCCCGCACTGGACTTCCTGAAGATGACTCGG ACGTTAAAAAGTTCCAGAAGTCTCTGCTCCCTGGACTATGACGACACCGGAGACCCCGAGACGGACCCGAGGTCATCGCCTTCCGCCGGGAATACGGCCGCGGATCCAGCCAGGCCTGGCGTTAGCCCCGCTGCAGACCACCTGTCCCTGTATcgtcaccaccccccccacctcaaacGCTCAGCAGCTCTGAGCGAGAGTGACGAGGACACCAGTGACACCGAGCAAACAGACACGGCCGCGTTCCCTCTGGAATGTGGCGATTTGGACCTGGAAGAGATAGAAAACAACTGA